The window GGTGGGCTCGGGCGGCGTGATGCTCCCCAACCACTCGCCGCTCATCGTGGCCGAGCAGTTCGCCGCCCTCGAGGCGCTGGCCCCGGGTCGCATCGACCTCGGCATCGGCCGCGCCCCCGGCAGCGACCCGGTCATCACGCAGCTGCTGCGCCGCAGCGGCACCACGAGCGATGTGGAACAGTTCCCGCAGCACATCTCCGACATCCTGTCGCTCACGAGCGACGCCGGCGCCACGGTGCGCTTCACCTCCGGCGACACGTACAGCGTGCACGCGACGCCTGCCGCGACGACCCTCCCCGAGGTGTGGCTGCTCGGCTCGAGCGACTACTCCGCGCAGCTGGCCGCCGCATCCGGCCTGCCCTACGTCTTCGCGAACCACTTCGCCGGCGACGGACTCGAGCGCGCGCTGACGCTCTACCGCGACCAGTACCAGCCTTCCGAGGCCCACCCGAGCCCGCGCACCTTCGTCACGGCCAACGCGGTCGTGGCGCCCACGGAGGCCGAGGCGTGGGAGCGTGCGCTGCCGCAGGTGCGCATGATGTCCCGCATCCGCTCCGGACGCCCGCTCGTGCCGATGGAGACCGTCGAGCAGGCGCGGGATGCGGAAGCGCACGACAACCTCGCCGCGCACATCATCGACAACGCCCGACGCACGTGGTTCGTCGGCGCACCCGAGCAGGCCGCTGATGCCCTTCGCGCGTTCTCGGCGCGCTACGGCGTGGACGAGATCATGGTCTCCCCCGTCGCCGGCGCCTACGACGCGGAGCCCCTGGACGTCGCGGGCGGCCGCATCCAGACGCTGGAGCTGCTCACGCCCCTGCTCGCCGCCTGAGCCGCGCGGGTCAGACCTCGGGCTCGCCGCTCCCGTCTCGTGAGCCACCGCTCAGCCCCCCCCCCCCCCCCCCCGCGTTCGCCTGTCACAGATCGCCGCTCTCGGCGCGGATTGGGACAGGTGAGCATCCCATCACCCCGCTCGCCTGTCACAGATGGACCGTGGCGGCTCGATCTGTGACAGGTGAGCGCAGGAACGGGCGAGCACCGGGCAGGCGAACGTCCCGGAGGCGGGTCTCCCGGATGCGGGCGGGTCAGGCCTCGGGCTCGCCGCTGACGAGCGCGCGCAGCCAGTCCCGGGCCTCGACGAACACGTCGTCCGAGTACCGCTCGGGGTAGCGGTTGATCGCGCGGTCGGCGCGCGGGTAGGAGCCGAGGAAGATCACCTTCGGGCTGAAACGACGCAGCCCCATGAGGGCGTCGGCCACGCGCTCGTCGAGCACGTGCCCGTCGGCGTCGATCACGAAGCGGTAGCGCCCGAGCGCGTCGCCGATCGGACGGGATGCGAGCAGCGAGAGGTTGATCCCGCGGGTCGCGAACTGCTCCAGCATCTCCATGAGCGCGCCGGGGTACTCCTCCGGCAGCTCCACGATGAGCGAGGTCTTGTCGGCGCCGGTGGGCGCCGGCGGCGCCACGGTGCGCGCCACGAGCACGAAGCGGGTGACGGCGTCCTTCTTGTCGCCGACGCCTTCGGCGAGCAGATCGAGCTCGTGGTGCTCGAGGATCCCGGGCGGCGCGATGGCCGCATCCGCGTCGCTGGTTCCGTCGAGCAGACCGAGGGCCGCGGCGACGTTGCTGGATGCGGGCAGGTGCGCGTGCGCCGGCAGCTCACGGCTCAGCCACTGCAGGCACTGCGCGTAGGCGACGGGGTGAGCGGCGACGAGCGAGACATCCTCGAGACGCTGTCCGGGCCGGCCCACGAGCACGAAGCTGACCGGTACGAGGTACTCGCCGATGATGCGCAGCCCCGGCATCGTGGCCAGCGCGTCCTGCGCCGTGGACACACCGCCGTCGACCGAGTTCTCGATCGCGATCATCGCCGCATCCGATCGCCCCTCGACGACATCCGCGAGCGCCTCGCCCACATTGCGCACCGAACGCCAGATCTGACCACGCGCCTCGGGAACCTGCGCGAGGGCCGCTTCCGTAAAGGTGCCCGCCGGACCCAGATAGCTGTAGGTACGACGGGCGACGGGTGCGGTGCTCACGGGCACTCAGCCTAGACCGCACTCGGCGGCCTCCGGTGAACACCGGAAATGACGCCGCCGGGCGCGGAGAGTGACGGTGAACCGCTCAGCACGGCAGACTAGGGGCATGAGCCGTGCCGGACAGCCTGCTGAGCCTTCCGATCTGATCGACATCGACGAGCTGATCGCCGCCTACTACGACCTGAAGCCCGATGCGTCGGTGCCCGCACAGCGGGTCGTATTCGGCACGAGCGGACACCGCGGGTCGAGCCTGTCGACCAGCTTCAACGAGAACCACATCCTCGCCACCACCCAGGCGATCGTCGACTACCGGGCGGGCCAGGGCATCACCGGCCCGCTCTTCCTCGGTCGCGACACCCACGGCCTGTCACTCCCCGCAGAGCGCACCGCCATCGAGGTGCTCGTCGCCAACGGAGTGGACGTGCGCGTCGACGCCCGCGACTCGTGGGTTCCCACTCCCGCCCTCAGCCACGCGATCCTCACGTACAACCGCGATCGCACAGCCGACGACACGGGCCGTGCGGACGGCATCGTCGTGACCCCCTCGCACAACCCGCCGCGCGACGGCGGCTTCAAGTACAACCCGCCCCACGGCGGGCCCGCCGACACCGACGCGACCTCGTGGATCGCCGACCGCGCCAACGAGCTCATCTCGACGGATCTTGCGGGCGTGAAGCGCACCCCCTACGCCGACATCGACGGCGAGACCCTCGCGCAGTACGACTTCCGCGAGGCGTACGTGCGCGACCTCGACGCGATCATCGACATCGAGGCGATCAAGAGGGCCGGCATCCGCATCGGCGCCGACCCGCTGGGCGGCGCGTCCGTGGACTACTGGGCACTGATCGCCGAACACTATGGCCTCGACCTCACCGTCGTGAACCCCGACGTCGACCCGACGTGGAAGTTCATGACCCTCGACTGGGACGAGAAGATCCGCATGGATCCGTCCTCACCCAACGCCATGGCAGCGCTCGTCGCCCGCCGCGACGAGTACGACATCCTCACCGGAAACGACGCGGATGCGGATCGCCACGGCATCGTCACCCCCGATGCGGGCCTCATGAACCCGAACCACTATCTGGCGGTCGCGATCGACTACCTCTTCTCGCACCGGCCCGGATGGCCCGCCGACGCCGCCGTGGGAAAGACCCTCGTGTCGTCGATGATCATCGACCGCGTGGTCGAGGCCCTCGGACGCACGCTCTACGAGGTCCCGGTCGGCTTCAAGTGGTTCGTGCCCGGGCTCCTGGACGGATCGGTCGCCTTCGGCGGCGAGGAGTCCGCCGGCGCATCCTTCCTCCGTCAGGACGGCACCGTCTGGACAACGGACAAGGACGGCATCCTGCTGTGCCTGCTCGCCGCCGAGATCCTCGCGGTGACCGGCAAGACCCCCTCGCAGCGTTACGCGGAGCTCGAAGACACCTACGGCGCATCCGTCTACCAGCGCGTCGACGCCCCGGCGACCCCGGAGCAGAAGGCGGCGCTCGCGAAGCTGTCGCCGGATGCGGTCACCGCCACCGAGCTCGCGGGCGAGCCCATCACCGCCAAGCTGTCGCACGCGCCCGGCAACGGCGCGGCGATCGGCGGCCTCAAGGTCGTGACGGCGGACGCCTGGTTCGCCGCGCGTCCGTCCGGCACCGAGGACGTCTACAAGCTGTACGCGGAGTCGCTGCGCGGCGAGGCCCACCTGCACGACGTGCAGGACGAGGCCCGCGCCGTCGTGTCCGAGGCTCTCTCCGGCGCCTGATCCTCGGCCGGCGGCCCTTCCCGCATCCGGGGCCGGCCGCATCCGGGACCGCCGTTGCGGGCTCAGCCCCCCACTTTCCGCGAGACTGCATTTCCTCCACGAGATCACGGGTAAACACAGTGATCTCGTGCTCGAAATGGGCCCACGCGCCCAAAGGCTCCGCGTCCGCGACGCGGACGTGGAGAGGGCGTGGGGACAGTCTCGCGGGCTTGGGGTGGGTGACGGGCGGCGCACGAAGGAGGGCGGAACCGGTGACCGGCTCCGCCCTCCTTCGTGTGGTTACTCCGCGGCCGAGCGGCGACGCGTGGTGCCGCCGACCAGGAGCGAGCCCAGCAGCAGCGCCCCGAGGGCGAACGGGAGGGTCGGGCCGAGATCGAGACCCGTCACGGCCAACGGACCGGATGCGGCACGCACCTCGAGCGGCGCCCAGCCGATGACGGCGCCGGACGCATCCGTCACGACCAACCGGTGCTGACCCGTGGGCGCATCCGCCGGGATCGAGACCGTGATCTCCCCCGCCGTGGAGACGACCTTCGTCCCGAGATGGACCGGCGTGGAGAACAGCCACGCGTCGACCGACGAACCCGCGCGGGACGCACCGACACCGATCGTGATCGACGAGCCGGCCGTCACCACGCTCGGAGCCGTGATTCCGCCGCGCGTCGCGTCGGTCAGAGCCGACTCCGCGGGCGGCTGCGCACCACCGGTGCCGGGCTCGCCGGGCGTGCCGGGGTTGCCGGGGTTGCCGGGGTTGCCGGGGTTGCCGGGAGCAGCGACGACCACGACGGCGGCCGATGTGGCCGTACCCGAGACGAAGCCGTCGGCGGATGCGGTGACGACCGCGCGCAGCTCGTGGCCGAGGTCGGCCTCGGTCGCGGTATACGTGGCCGAGGTCGCGGACTCGATCGGCTGACCGTCACGCGTCCAGGCATAGGCGAGGGTGGCGTCGGCGGGGTCGCTGTCCTCGAGGCGGGCGGTCAGGGTCGCTCCCACCTCCGCGGCACCCGCGAGCGACACGGCACCGACGACGACGTGACGGGTCACCGTGATCGTCACGGTGCGGGAGGTGCCGTCGACAGCCGTGACCGTGATGGATCCTGCGCCCCCCGCATCCGCGGGCTGCACGATCTCCACCGCGGCCTCGTCGTCGACCGCCACGGCGCCGATGGTCGGCCAGGCCGCGCCGTTGGTGTCGACCGCGTATGCCTCGCGCGCCGGGTCGAATCCGTCGAGCAGTGCATCACCGATCGTGACGCGGGCGAGATCCGTCACGTTCGACGGGGATGCCGCCAGCGCGTTGATCTCGACCTCGGACACGATCATGTGCGTGTTCTCACGGGCCTGCATCACGACGCGCACCTCGTCGGCGACGACCCCGCCCAGCGGAACCTCGACGGTCGGCGCGCCGGACTCGGGAACCGGGACAGCGATGGCCTCGCCGGCGATCCAGTCACCGCCCGTGATGCGGTGCTCCACGCGGAGGGACTGGGCCCAGCTGGCCGTGCCGTCGCGATAGAAGTACACCTTCACGTTGGAGATCTGCTGCCTGGAGCCGAGCACATACGTCAGGGTGTCCTGCGTGTTCTTGGTGCCGGAGCGCCAGTTCGACCATCCCTTGTCGGTCGTGATGCCGTTCTTCGTGCGGTCGACGCTGTAGCTGGGGCTCTCGGTGAAGGTCGCCGACGCCCTGCTGTCGCCGGCGACGTTCCGCGTGCCCGGAGCCGTCACAATGACGCTCAGACGTGCCTCGATCGTGGCGCCGCCCGCCACCGTGATCGCGCCCGGAACCGTGACAGTGCCCGGCTGCGCGAAGTCGGCGTCGCCGACTCCGCTGAAGTCCCAGCTCACCGCAGCGTCGTAGGCCGTTCCGCCCAGGCGCACCTCGGCGGGCACCGTCGTGGGCGCCGCGGCCGCGACACGGTCCCGCGTCGCACCGGCGTACGTCGTGATCGAGACGGGACGCGTCGCCGTGTACGCGCCGATCTCGACGGTGGCCTCGACCTCGAAGCCCGCACCGAACACGTCCTTCCCGGAGCCCGGCACCTGCACGGTTCCCGGGGCCGAGAAGTCGGCTCCGGTCAGATCCCACGCGACGGCGGCCGTGCGCTGCACTCCACCGCGGTAGTTCAGCGTGACGGTGCCCGGCAGCTCGGGCTCCTCGCCGACGGCGGTCGCCGCCGTGACGGGCGCGACGCTCGTCACCCGAGTGGACGCGATCGTCCACCGCTGGTTGCCGCCGTTGTTCGAGGTCCATGTTCCGACCGTCGTGCCGTCGGCCGTGCCCTGCCCGTTCACATCGAGCACGCGCTCCGCAGAGGCGCTCAGCAGCGAGTAGGTGCGTCCGTCGGTCGTGGACGGGATCCACTGCAGCGAAGGATCGGATGCGGCGGCCGCCGCATCCGCCGACACGAGTGTCGTGCTCGTGCCGTTCACGGCGAGGAAGCGTCCGTCACCCGCCTCGAGGGCGATGCGGTGGCGGTTCGTTCCTTCGCCCGAGATCGAGTGCACGGTCCATGCCTGAGCGGGTGCCGCATCCGCGGTCGTCGCACCGGTGCGGATCGCCAGGCCGTTCGGGTCCGCCGCGAGGGCCTTGCCGCTCTGGACACCGAAGAGCTGGTACGTCTCGCCGTCTTCGAAGACGGCCGCATCCGCCGCGACGCCCGAGACACCCGAGACGACGAGCGTGGTCACCGACTTCGCCGGCACCGTCACCGTCGCAGACTTCGACGCCGCGTCGACCGGAACGGCCGTGCCCGTCACGAGCGCGTGGTCGGTGACGTCACCGGCCGACGACTCGGTCGTCACGATGGGGGTGACCGTGGCACCGGGAGCGATGTTCGCGAAGCGGGACAGGTCGACCTGCACGGTGCGCTCGGAAGCCTCGGAGTTGATGTGCACGAGGGTCACGCCGTCGCCCTCGGCCGTGAGGGCCGCGGTGGTCTGCGTATCGTCGGTGGGGATGAGACGGTCGCCCGGCTCGATGTAGTGCGTGAAGTTGCGCACCGTGTTGAACTTCGAGTTCGTCAGCACCTGGCACGACGGGTCAGCGTCGCCGTCGGCGATGCGTCGCTCGGAGTTCCCGTCGGCGTTGCAGTCGAAGTCGATGAAGACGCTGCCCCAGTTGAGCTTCTCGACCTTCTCCATGTTGTAGAGGTCCTCGACGGGCTGCCAGAACACCCAGGCGGTGGGCTCGAGCTCGCGCAGGTCGTCGACGATGCGCGTCGCCATGCCGATGCCGTTCTCGATGTTCGTCTGGTTGAATCCGCTGCCGCCGTTCCAGTCGCCCTCGACCTCGCTCATCCAGAGCGGCTTGTCGGAGGCCTTGGCGATGTCGCGCACGATCAGCCGGTCTCCCGTGCCGTAGGTGTGGACGTTGAGCTGATCGACGAGCCCCTTGGACTCGGCGCTCCAGCCGTTCCAGTTCTGCACGAACTTCGACGGGTTCGTCTCGTCCATCGCCGAGATGCTCACGTCGGTCGTCGTGCCGGGCTCGGCCAGGCGCGCGGCGAGCGCCTTGATCATCTGGTCCTGCCTCGTCGGACCGATGTGGGCACCCTCCTGGCGGCTGGCGCTCGTGGGCCACGTCGCGCCGTTGGGGATGCGGGTCTGCCAATAGTCGGTGTTGGGCTCGTTGAACGGGTCGAGCGTGTCGAAGGTGATCCCGTGGGTCTTCTCGAGCTCTTCCACCACGTTCACGAGATAACTCGAGAACGCCGCCATGTCCTCGGGGGCGAGCTGCTCGCTCGTGGCGTTGTTGATGCCACCCGAGACGTAGCCGCTCTGCGTGAGGAAGTACGGCGGGGAGTTGCTGAAGGCCTCCCAGTGGGTGATCTTGTCCTTCAGCGCGTCGAGCCACCAGCGCTGTCCCTGATCCGCGTCCCAGTTGTAGTGGTCGGGGTTCTCGCCGTCCCATGCGGCCGCGTAGCGGTCCCGGTCGGCGTAGTCCGAGGTGATCTCGCCGTCGTCGTCGCTCTCGCCGAGCTCGGGGTTCCACCATCCGGGCACCGCTCCGCCGGGACGCAGGTACGACGGAACGTCCGTCGCATTGCCGCCGCCGATGTTGTAGCGCGCGATGTTGAGGTTCAGGCCGTCTTCGCCGAAGACGGCGTCGAACAGCTTCTGCCGAACCTCGGTGGGGTAGCCGCCGGTCGCGTTGGCGAACCAGACGAGGCTCGTGCCCCAGCCTTCGAACGGGTCCGACGCGATCGCGGGATTCGGCGTGATGCGCACATTGCTCGCGGCCTGGGCCTGCGGCGGGGAGACCGCGGCTCCCGCGACGAGTGCACCGGCACTGAGGGTTCCGACGCACAGCAGCGACAGGAATCTGAGGGACTTCATCGTCGATCCTTCCGGCCGCGTCCTCGCAGCCCTGGGGGGATGGTGTTTCGTGTTGACGTAAACATGTTGACGTCAACACGAAACATAGCGGATTCCCAGTCGCCCGCACAACGTCTGCATCGCACCACCGCACCGGCGCGTGTGGAGGCACCCGAGGCGCGCGGGATCAGCGGATGCGGGGGCCCGAGCTCGCGCGCACGACGAGTTCGGTCGGCACGAGCGTGCGGTCGTCCACGCTCTCGCCCTCGATCTCGGCGAGCAGCGCCCGGATGGCACCGGAGCCGAGGCGGTCGAAGTGCTGCCGCACGGTCGTGAGAGGAGGCCAGTAGTTGGCCGAGTCCGGCATGTCGTCGAAGCCCACGACGCTGACGTCGTCGGGGACCGCACGACCGGCCTCGTGCAGAGCGCGCACGAGCCCGAGGGCCATCTGGTCGTTGGAGACGAACACCGCGGTGACCGAGGCGTCCTGCGCGAGCCGCGTACCGATCTCGTAGCCCGAATCGGCCGTCCAGTCACCGACTTCGACTCCGGGCACGGGCGCTCCCCGGCGCTCGAGGGTCTCGCGCCAGGCGTCACGCCGGCGCTCGGCCGCGTACGACTCGAGCGGACCCGATACGTGCCACACGGTCTCGTGCCCGAGATCCAGCAGGTGCTCGGTGGCCAGGCGAGCGCCCTGCGCCTGATCGTTGTCGACGACCGGGTAGGCGTAGGCCGCGTGCGAGTCGAGGACCACGACCGGCAGTCCCGTGGGCAGCGCGATCTCCGACTCGTCGAGACGGTGGGACTCGATGAGGATGATGACGCCGTCCACGGCATGCTCGCGCAACCGCACGAAGGCGCCGGAGACATCGGACTGCGATGCCGTCTCGACGGTGATGAGCGTCAGCGAGTATCCGGCGGATGCGGCGACGGAGGCGACCGCATCCAGGGTCCGGGTGTTGCCGTAGCTGGAGAGCGAGAACATGATCACGCCGATGGAGCGGAACTTGCCCGAGCGCAGCGCCCGCGCGGCGCTGTTGGGCCGATAGCCCAGCTCGTCCATGGCGGCCAGGACGCGGGCGCGGGTGTCGGGGTCGACATTGGCGCGCCCGTTCGCGACACGTGACACGGTCTGCCCGGAGACACCGGCGAGAGCGGCGACGTCCGCCATCGAGGTCTCGCGTCGGCGCGCACGAGGTTCGCCCGGTGTTGCTGCCGTGACGTGGCTCATGCCCGAATCCTCCTCGATGTTGACGTTGACATGTTAGCGAGAGCGGAGTTATGTTTACGTCAACATACCGCGGAACCCGAATTCTGCGGAGCATTGCGTTCACAGAAGAGGCATCGGACGATGACGACCACAGCGGCTCCCCCACCCGCGCTCCGCACACCCAAGCGGCGGCGTTTCGCGGTCGACCAGAAGGGCTGGTTGTTCGTCGCCCCCTTCGCGATCGTGTTCGCACTCGTGTTCCTGGCACCGCTCGTCTACTCGCTGTACCTCAGCTTCTTCCGCGAGCAGATCGTGGGTGGCAACGCGTTCGTCGGACTCGACAACTACTTCACCGCGTTCACCGACACCAAGCTGTGGGACGGCTTCCTGCGCGTGCTGCTGTTCCTGATCATCCAGGTTCCGATCATGCTCGTGCTGGCGCTCGCCGCGGCCCTGGCGATCGACAGTGCTCGACTGCACGCCTCCGGCTTCTACCGGATCGTGATCTTCCTGCCCTACGCGGTACCGGCCGTCGTCGCGGTCCTCATGTGGGGCTATATCTACGGCGACCAGTTCGGTCTCGCCGGCAACATCAACGACCTGTTCGGCGCCCAGATCATCACGCCCTTCGTGCCCGAATGGATGATGGTCTCGATCGGCAACATCGTCACCTGGCAGTTCGTCGGGTACAACATGCTGATCTTCTACTCGTCGCTCAAGACCATCCCCGGAGAGCTGTACGAGGCCGCATCCCTCGACGGCGCCGGAACCTGGCGCACGATCTTCTCGATCAAGCTGCCGGCGCTGCGCGGCTCGATCGTCATCGCCACGATCTTCTCGATCATCGGCAGCTTCCAGCTCTTCAACGAGCCGAACATCCTCAAGCCTCTGGCCCCCAACACGATCACGACGTTCTACACGCCCAACATGTACGCGTACAACCTGTCGTTCGCCGGCCAGCAGTACAACTACGCCGCCACCGTCGCGATCATCATGGGCCTCATCACCGCGATCGTCGCCTACGTCGTGCAGCTGCGCGGATCCCGTCAGGAGATGCGATGACCGCCCCCGCCTTCGCCCGTACCTCGCCGTTCATGCGGCGGAAGTCGCTCATCCTCACCATCGTGATGAGCCTGTTCATCCTCTACACGTTGCTGCCGCTGTTCTGGCTGCTGATCAACGCGACGAAGGAACAGGGCGACCTGTTCACGACCTTCGGCCTGTGGTTCGGGAACGGCTTCCACCTGTGGGACAACATCGTGGAGACCTTCACCTACCGTGATGGGATCTTCCTGCGGTGGCTGGGCAACACCCTGCTCTACGTCGTGGTCGGCGCCGGCGGCGCGACGCTGCTCGCGACCCTCGCCGGATACGGCCTGGCGAAGTACAACTTCCGCGGCCGCAAGGCGGTCTTCGCGGTCGTCATCGGCGCGGTCGCCGTGCCCGGCACCGCCCTCGCCGTGCCCACCTTCCTCATGTTCAGCCAGATGGGGCTCACCAACACCCCGTGGTCGATCATCATCCCCTCGCTCATCAGCCCGTTCGGCCTCTACCTCATGTGGGTCTTCGCCAGCGACGCGGTGCCCACCGAGCTGCTGGAGGCGGCCCGCATGGACGGCGCGGGCGAGTTCCGCACCTTCTTCACGATCTCGGTGAAGCTGCTCACCCCCGGCATCGTCACGGTCGTGCTCTTCACGGTCGTCGCGACCTGGAACAACTACTTCCTGCCCCTGATCATGCTGAGCGACCCCGCCTGGTATCCGCTCACGGTCGGTCTGAACCAGTGGAACGCGCAGGCGACGGGTGCCGCCGCCGAGCCGATCTACAACCTGGTGATCACGGGCTCGCTCCTGTCCATCATCCCCATCGTCGTCGCTTTCCTCATGCTGCAGCGGTTCTGGCAGTCGGGGCTGAGCGCCGGAAGCGTCAAGCAGTGACGAGGGGCACTGTCTGACACCCGATTCCCCCTCACCACCGGCGCGTCCTGCTCCGGCATCCACAACAACGAAGTGAAGGAAAGTCCCATGTCACACATGCGCAAGGGTTCGGTGCTGCGTCGCGCCGCATCCGTCGTGGCCATGACCACCATCGCGGGCATCGCGCTGGCTGCCTGCGCCGGCGGCGGCGGTGCAGCCTCCGGCGGCGGAAGCGCCGACGACCTCGACAAGGCCCTCGAGGCCGGCGGCGAGATCACGTACTGGTCGTGGACGCCCTCCGCCGAGGACCAGGCGGCCGCGTTCATGAAGAAGTACCCGAACGTCAAGGTGAACGTCGTCAACGCCGGCACCAACAAGGACGAGTACACCAAGCTGCAGAACGCGATCAAGGCCGGCTCCGGCGCCCCCGACGTCGTGCAGATCGAGTACTACGCCATGCCGCAGTTCGCCCTCACCGACGGCCTGCTCGACCTCTCGTCGTACGGCTTCGGCGACCTCGAGAACGACTACACCGCCTCGACGTGGGGCTCGGTCGACTTCGACGGCAAGATCTACGGTCTGCCGCAGGACTCCGGCCCCATGGCCATGTTCTACAACAAGGCCGTCTTCGACCAGTACGGCCTGACCGTTCCCACCACCTGGGACGAGTACATCGAGACCGCGAAGAAGCTCACCGCGGCCGACCCGACCAAGAAGATCACGAACGACACCGGCGACGCCGGCTTCGCGACCTCGATGATCTGGCAGGCCGGCGGGCAGCCGTTCAAGGTCGATGGCACGAACGTGACGATCGACCTCAACGATGAGGGCTCGCAGCTGTGGGCGAACACCTGGAACCAGCTCGTCGACCAGAACCTGCTCTCGGACGCCTCCAGCTGGAGCGACGAGTGGTTCAAGGGCCTCGGTGACGGCTCGATCGCCACGCTGATCATCGGCGCCTGGATGCCCGGAAACCTCGAGTCCTCGGTGCCCAGTGCCGCGGGCAACTGGCGTGTCGCGCCCATGCCGACCTACGACGGCACCCCGGTGTCGGCCGAGAACGGCGGCGGCGGCCAGGCGGTCACCAAGCAGAGCAAGAACCCGGCGCTGGCCGCGGCCTTCCTCAAGTGGCTGAACAACGACCAGGAGAGCATCGACATCTTCGCGAAGTCGGGCGGATTCCCCTCCACCACGGCCGACCTGCAGTCGGACGCCTTCCTGAACGCCGAGAGCGACTACTTCGGCGGACAGCAGATCAACCAGGTGCTCGTGCAGGCCGCATCCGACGTTCGCAAGGGATGGCAGTACCTGCCCTTCCAGGTCTACGCGAACAGCATCTTCAGCGACACCGTCGGCCAGTCCTACGCAAACAAGAGCGACCTCAACGAGGGCCTCATGACCTGGCAGGACCAGCTCGTCAGCTACGGCAACGAGCAGGGCTTCAGCGTCAACAAGTAATCACCGACGAGGGGTGGGTCGCATCGCTTGCCGATCCGACCCGCCCCTTGCCGCATCCCCGACCGGAAAGCGATCATGACCTCCGCCACCCGCATCGCCGTCGCGACGAACGCCGACGGCCCTGCCGTCCCCCGCCGCGTCTTCGGCACCTTCGTCGAGCACATGGGCCGCTGCGTGTACGACGGCATCCACGAGAGCGCGCATCCCACCGCCGACGCGAACGGCTTCCGCGCCGACGTGCTCGAGCTCGTGCGCGAGCTCGGTGCGACCGTCGTGCGCTATCCGGGCGGCAACTTCGTGTCGGGCTACCGCTGGGAGGACGGCGTCGGCCCCCGCGAGGAGCGTCCCGTGCGCCTGGATGCGGCATGGCACTCCACCGAGACCAATCAGGTCGGCCTGCACGAGTTCGCCGACTGGGCCGAGTCCGCCGGCCTCGAGCTCATGGAGGCGGTGAACCTCGGTACGCGCGGCGTCGCCGAGGCCGCCGACCTGCTCGAGTACACGAACCACCCCGGCGGCACCGCCCTCAGCGAGCGCCGGCGCGCGAACGGCCGCGACGAGCCCTTCGACATCCGCCTGTGGTGCCTCGGCAACGAGATGGACGGACCGTGGCAGATCGGCCACAAGACGGCCGACGAGTACGGCCGCCTCGCCGCCGAGAGCGCGCGCCTCATGCGCTTCATCGACCCCGACATCGAGCTGGTCGCCGCCGGCAGCTCCAACCACGAGATGCCGACCTTCGGCGAGTGGGAGCGCACCGTGCTGCGCCACACCGCGGAACTCATCGA is drawn from Microbacterium binotii and contains these coding sequences:
- a CDS encoding LLM class flavin-dependent oxidoreductase, giving the protein MRGGASGLRSAMSITVSVLDLVPVRSGQTSAQAVAASLDLAERADELGVGRYWFAEHHNMPAVASTSPPVLIAAAAARTKRMRVGSGGVMLPNHSPLIVAEQFAALEALAPGRIDLGIGRAPGSDPVITQLLRRSGTTSDVEQFPQHISDILSLTSDAGATVRFTSGDTYSVHATPAATTLPEVWLLGSSDYSAQLAAASGLPYVFANHFAGDGLERALTLYRDQYQPSEAHPSPRTFVTANAVVAPTEAEAWERALPQVRMMSRIRSGRPLVPMETVEQARDAEAHDNLAAHIIDNARRTWFVGAPEQAADALRAFSARYGVDEIMVSPVAGAYDAEPLDVAGGRIQTLELLTPLLAA
- the pgm gene encoding phosphoglucomutase (alpha-D-glucose-1,6-bisphosphate-dependent) encodes the protein MSRAGQPAEPSDLIDIDELIAAYYDLKPDASVPAQRVVFGTSGHRGSSLSTSFNENHILATTQAIVDYRAGQGITGPLFLGRDTHGLSLPAERTAIEVLVANGVDVRVDARDSWVPTPALSHAILTYNRDRTADDTGRADGIVVTPSHNPPRDGGFKYNPPHGGPADTDATSWIADRANELISTDLAGVKRTPYADIDGETLAQYDFREAYVRDLDAIIDIEAIKRAGIRIGADPLGGASVDYWALIAEHYGLDLTVVNPDVDPTWKFMTLDWDEKIRMDPSSPNAMAALVARRDEYDILTGNDADADRHGIVTPDAGLMNPNHYLAVAIDYLFSHRPGWPADAAVGKTLVSSMIIDRVVEALGRTLYEVPVGFKWFVPGLLDGSVAFGGEESAGASFLRQDGTVWTTDKDGILLCLLAAEILAVTGKTPSQRYAELEDTYGASVYQRVDAPATPEQKAALAKLSPDAVTATELAGEPITAKLSHAPGNGAAIGGLKVVTADAWFAARPSGTEDVYKLYAESLRGEAHLHDVQDEARAVVSEALSGA
- the pheA gene encoding prephenate dehydratase encodes the protein MSTAPVARRTYSYLGPAGTFTEAALAQVPEARGQIWRSVRNVGEALADVVEGRSDAAMIAIENSVDGGVSTAQDALATMPGLRIIGEYLVPVSFVLVGRPGQRLEDVSLVAAHPVAYAQCLQWLSRELPAHAHLPASSNVAAALGLLDGTSDADAAIAPPGILEHHELDLLAEGVGDKKDAVTRFVLVARTVAPPAPTGADKTSLIVELPEEYPGALMEMLEQFATRGINLSLLASRPIGDALGRYRFVIDADGHVLDERVADALMGLRRFSPKVIFLGSYPRADRAINRYPERYSDDVFVEARDWLRALVSGEPEA